GGAAATGAATTTAGAGCTCATGTGAACCTGGACATTGAACTTTCCAGGTGTTTCTGTGGACTAAGTAGAATGAAGCCTTCAGACCACCTGATATTTAGACTTGAGGTCCGAACCAAACAAGGTGTGGAAGAGACGAGTTACATATTATCTGAATTCATCAGCTGATCAACTACTTAATCAACTGACTGTCTTAGCATTCGACAACATTAGATCTTCAACAGTAAATAGATCATTAAAGTAACGAGGACCTAACATTGACCCCTGAGGTACCACTTGAAACCAGAAGgaaccatatttggaggagcagtgGGTGGAGCCAGCTTGAGGACCCTGCACGCCCATCTACACCTGCCCCCTGCACCGATTGgatggtactagctgtcaatcactctgtgttaccccccccccacacacatccggtgctttatggtctgtttgactctaaatgatcataatttactaaatgaacatcagctgtttgaagaagacttgaaactagagactgagacataaactcctgaatgtttactgacgttataaagtgagaagtagagtcactttctatagacgTCTATAGAAACcaccagaggagtcgccccctgctggtcactacacagaaaaCAGGATTCAAGCACTTCTGCAATGGCTTCACTTTCTCTACGAAcacttttataaacagtctatcgCTTTACACACCAACAACTCTCCACATGTCCACATGGACAGTCGTCTCTCTGtatctcgcacacacacacacacacacacacacacacgcacacacacacacgcacacacacacacacacacacacacacacttacgtTTAGAGTCCTTGACAGTTTTCAGAACTAGCTGCAGTCGCTCCAACATGATGAACGtccagacagaaaaaacaaagagcagctgtaccttctctctctctctctctctctctctctctctctctctctctctctctctgtctctctctctctctcactctctctcactctctctctctgtctctccctctctctctctctctctctctctctctctctgtctctctctctctgtgtgtgtctctctctctctctctctctctctctgtctctctctctctctcactctctctctctgtctctctctctctctctgtggacaGTGGACGAGGGCGACTGAGTTTAGACAGGGAGAGACAGCTGGGAGAGGGGGTGTGGCTAGAACAGAGCAGATAGTGGTGGGAGGGGCCTGAAgcgaacgtgtgtgtgtgtgtgtgtgtctatctgtAGTTATCAGGACCGATTTGGGTTCAATACCGTCATTGTCCGGTCCTCACAAGTTCAAAGGGCTGTTcgagggttaagacttggtctaagggttaggcatttagttgtgatggttaatgTTAGGGTAAGtggtcaatgagtgtcctcacatctatagagagacgtgtgtgtgtgtgtgtgtgtgtgtgtgtgtgtgtgtgtgtgtgtgtgtgtgtgtgtgtgtgtgtgtgtgtgtgtgtgtgtgtgtgtgtgtgtgtgctcagctgAACTTTCGTTCACCTCATTTCTTCctcttgaataaataatgaacaaaCTGGAGCTCAGATGCTGCAGAGCTCGACACTAAGAGGCTGCTGTCAGCGCCCCCCACTGGCTGCAGTGCTCATCGCAGTGTCTGTTAAACACAGCTGAGGTTTCAGACGGATTCACCGCGACTCACCCCCATTGGTCACTTCCTGAGAGGCAATGACAAATCCGAAGCCTTCGCTCGGGCCCCTCCTCAGCTCCACCTCCATCGTCTTTACTCCCGCCCTCCCGTCCTTGGCGATTGCTCCCAatgctcctccccctctgtttGGAGGAGGCCCGCCGGCGCTCTCCTGAACTCCCAGCAAATCACGTGGCTCCAAGGTCAGTGTCACAGGAACCGAGTCGAGGAAACTGGTGCTCTGGATGAGGGCCGAGGCTTGGGGTCCGTTTGGCGTCTGGGAAGGAGGGgcacctggaaaacaaagaggagtCGGACTCGATGATCATGAGAATGAATCACCTGCCTTGCTCGGTGGCACAAAGCTGCATTTACCTTGGTGGGTCCCTGGGGCTGGTAGGGGGCCCTCCTGGGGACTCTCGAGGACCAAGCCAGCCTGGCTGAGTGGGGGGACGCCCCCCACCAAGGCACCCGTGGACGGGGAAGGCAATTCAGCTGAAGGGGTGGTGGTGAGGCcatgaggggaggggaggggcttGTAGAGGTTTGGGGTGACGACTGGAGAGGAGGCGGGACCTGGGGAGGCGGAAGTTATGAATAGTTAGTTAGAAGCTGCAGTGACACCACTCATgatgggggggggttgttgagTCGTACCTCCTCTGTAGACCAGCAGCACCACCTCCCCCTGCTTGGTGTGTTCCTGCAGGATTCTCTGCACCTGAGGGAGGAAGTGAACTCGTGTTATTACTCCACATGTTTTAATGGCGTCATGTGACTCAGATGATTTTCCATGATTCTGATGTGTGAGCGAGGAACCCAGTAATCCGCCGCTCTTCATCTACagcctgcagggggagctgaAGACGCACAAAGAATGTTTATCAAAATGGCTCCAAGACTCTGTGTccacaaagtgaagccaatgtggaagtgcctgaaacctgtattctctttaatcaccagcagagggcgactccactgtaAAAAGAGGTACGTTTCCATAGGTGGACATGCTGTGTCCTTGAGCTCTCTGTCAGTTCCAGACCCCCCaccggacatgacgtataaactctgctgtggaaagatcagtgttgttgtttacagctcatccacaccggcgtcggccctcatcaccaaaagatctggaacctcctcgtctttccaagttgacgtcttcgtcttctacgtgtacggctcctcttcttcatcctgagatatttgtgttcttccagtttcacgtccgtcacgtgttagaaacctcatccacacgtccactcgctcactgggaagcttccacacattttactaggaggctgcaggaaaagttccaagAAATGTACCGAAAACTGACTTGGAGCCTCATTTGTGTTCTCAGAACCTTCAGAACCTTCAGAAcctttcaggaaaatgtccgggcTTCAGTgaacgtctgaaaacagcttgtacTTTGATACTAAAAGTTCCAAATGACCAACAACACCTGCATATCTGTATGAATTAAAAAAGGataccacagaagaagaacatcAGAGTGACTGACGTCTCCACAACTCGACTATAGGACAGAGTTTTGATGAAGTTCAGGTTGAACATTATGGTTGCTTGTGTTATTCTTATTGGCTGATGAGTGATGACCTTTTACCTGTGAGAAGCTGAAGCTCTGTACGTCCGCTCCGTTGATCTTCACGATAGTATCTCCTGTCTGCAGAGAGGGACACTGCCGTCGGTCCCAGACACGTCTTACTACTGCCAGCTGACCCCCTTGGCCCCCTGCTGTCACACTGAAGCCCAGCCCCCCACCTTCAGTGCGTCCCAGGGCCACCGGCACAAGCTCCCCACCGGAAGCCGACGCTGCCCCAAGAGGGAGCGCCAGCCCTGAGGTTCCTCTGGAGGGTGGGGGCGGCGCCTGGTGACTGGCCGGACACCCGTTAAAGCCACAGGGTGGGATGTCTCTGGGTGGCGTGAGGGCAATGGAGGTCTGGGGCATTGGCGAACGCTGCACTGGAGCCCCCGGGGgtgtgcaggaggagggggggttgttAGCGCTGGTGGGGCTGGTGGAGTTCTGGTGGAGGCCGGTGTCAGGCTGAGAGAGGGGAAGTTTGGACAGAGTGTTGGAGGATGAGGACATGGtggggagggtggaggaggagatggggagTGTGGACGTGGACAGGTCACTCTCTGACGACTTGGAGCTCtgatggtggaggagggaggaggaggagagggtggggaGGGTGCTGCTGTTGTAGCGAATCAGGGAAGAcctgggaggaggagacagtaAACATCAGAGGCTAAGAGAGACGAccagcgactgtatataaatgacaaaaaacatcttggagaaaaaattattaatgtctacttttattttttagtttggtccatgtcccatccactaacatggaggaggcagggtttatgacctacactgcagcaagccaccagggggcgatccagatgtcatgtcctccatctttatttacagattttatgCTTAATCAACTTCGGCTGTTGTGGTTAACACGGCTAATGCTAACACTGACCTTCGAGTTCCAGCGTTGGACACGCCGCCATCAGAGtcactgtgattggctgctgtcCTGTCTGGAGGCGGTGGACCCAGTGGTGGATCAGAGGCAATGGGAGTGGGCGGGCCTGTCAGCCCATTTGTCATTGGCTGAGCAGGATAGGAGGGCGGGGTTTTACCCATTACTGGATTTGAGAGTAAAGGAGACAAACGTAATTAAACTGATGGATCAGATCAGTTGAGtgaataataactaataactgAACCCATCAATAGTGATGTCATTAATTGGATTATTTTGAAGCCCTCCACATCGATGCACTGAGGCCTGTGTGATGAGAAACTCCACAGGACCCCCGAGACCCCCACGTGTTTCACACCCAGACTGAACCTCAGAACAGACAGGCTCAACTTACTGTATATGCTCAGATCAGGAAAAATGTTAGATTTATGTTTTAGCTGCCTTCAACAAACTCCATTTCCCATAAGCCCTGGTTGTTCACGTGGTTAATTCGAATAATCACATCTCATGTTTACAGCTTTTCTAACTTGAATCGTTCACGAGTGTCAGGCGGATGGCAGAGCGACCTGGCGTGCTGCCGTTAGAATCCAGCGTGCAGCTGTAGGTGAGATGTGTTGGGCCTCTGCtcagggtgggggggttggaggGCTCGCTGAGGGTCTGCggctgctggaggaggtggaaggtTGAACACGAGGTTAGTGAGAGGAGTGATAACATTAAAACAGCTGAGATGGATCCTGTTTCCCTGCAGGAACTCGTACCGTCTCCAGGCTCTGCTTGGGACACCCGTCAGGGTTGTAGAGCATCGGATATCCTCTCCTCAGCACCACGTCCACGCTCTGACCCATCGGCACCGACTTCAGCATCTCCACCACCTCTTTATGAGAGCGGCCCAGCACGCAGCTGTCGTTGATGTAGACCAGGATGTCGCCTGCAGGAGACGACCCATAGGtgtcaatacatcaatacaCCATGTGACCACGTGACCATGTGATCAGGTGACTCACAAGTTACAACAACACAAGTCAAATTTCttgcaaaacaaacaactcCTGAAAAGttgaaagattaaaaagaaGGACAAACTGTGAGTAACAGCTGAGTGATTTTAGAACTGCTGCATGCTAACAACGTAGAAACTAGCtcattctgtctgtttctcatgGATGAATAACGAGAGGAATGATACACCAGGTTTGTGAAATATTTAGTTGGATGTATGATTATCTACATGTACAATTCTCAACCTCATCATGTTTACTCTgataagaccccccccccccccttctggaGGCGTGGACATGTTTTAAAGACATATTTATacttaaaatgtctgtttttctttctctgctgttGAACACAGACGGTGAGTTTTCAGCTGAAACTTTC
The sequence above is drawn from the Hippoglossus hippoglossus isolate fHipHip1 chromosome 7, fHipHip1.pri, whole genome shotgun sequence genome and encodes:
- the magixa gene encoding membrane-associated guanylate kinase, WW and PDZ domain-containing protein 2 isoform X2, producing the protein MSKATVKKLHWRSKVQESFVPLGGGSGELGLAIGGGADYGEFPFVTAAPGGGATVGDIILEIGGTPVLGMTLGDVRGVLNSCPHPIRIKTVSPGSSLCKDLRLYLSKCFTPGSMDSQLQQLIRENLYLRAVPCTTRPPRDGEISGVDYNFVSIEEFFSLEESGALLESGKFKGNYYGTPRPVHIGPESPPITYQEHRNLLRNFRTRSKSLSNLEKAVEEGDNSEEDSGLSAGSAVAPPTTLPLSQSWESAAGSREGMMNGGGGRGLGRGRGGGGGGGGPLPENWELAFSDSGEPYYINHKSKTTSWLDPRHHNKETTSFTELPEFTEQPSQLRGYSIHTRLSKGPRGFGFNIVGGSRPREFLQVYSVTPGGPPALTTGDILVYINDSCVLGRSHKEVVEMLKSVPMGQSVDVVLRRGYPMLYNPDGCPKQSLETQPQTLSEPSNPPTLSRGPTHLTYSCTLDSNGSTPVMGKTPPSYPAQPMTNGLTGPPTPIASDPPLGPPPPDRTAANHSDSDGGVSNAGTRRSSLIRYNSSTLPTLSSSSLLHHQSSKSSESDLSTSTLPISSSTLPTMSSSSNTLSKLPLSQPDTGLHQNSTSPTSANNPPSSCTPPGAPVQRSPMPQTSIALTPPRDIPPCGFNGCPASHQAPPPPSRGTSGLALPLGAASASGGELVPVALGRTEGGGLGFSVTAGGQGGQLAVVRRVWDRRQCPSLQTGDTIVKINGADVQSFSFSQVQRILQEHTKQGEVVLLVYRGGPASSPVVTPNLYKPLPSPHGLTTTPSAELPSPSTGALVGGVPPLSQAGLVLESPQEGPLPAPGTHQGAPPSQTPNGPQASALIQSTSFLDSVPVTLTLEPRDLLGVQESAGGPPPNRGGGALGAIAKDGRAGVKTMEVELRRGPSEGFGFVIASQEVTNGAPNLMSHRFVTVRRGSPAARSGQIQPGDQLDAVETRPVAGLQHRDLAQILRRAGNTLRLSITPRHRV